A single genomic interval of Flavobacterium sp. N2820 harbors:
- a CDS encoding efflux RND transporter periplasmic adaptor subunit, whose product MKTIKKISVLSILFMVMVACNTKDKEDHSKHNKSAATTFYTCSMDPQVKEDKPGKCPICHMELTPIKQDDTEANEISLSKQQIQLGNITTQTISETQSSLEQNYTGVLSINQEKIKTISARAMGRIEKLYFKTVGDYVSKNQAVYQLYSEDIAIAKQDYFTAYKQLAMPGDFGKNARNMLNAAKQKLLFFGLTNAQIESIKTSKEVSPYTIFYSTASGTISEISTTEGNYAMEGSSIIKLADLNSLWLETQVNVNYAKNLKIGQKAQITFSDFPDKTINAQVSFINPEINPDTRLLLIRLEISNPNLQLKPGMQAMAKLTQSNLKGLYIPVDAVIREENASYIWVEKRPGVFENVMVETGIETNGMIEIKSEIDPAKKVVITGAYAINSEYKFRKGSDPMEGMKM is encoded by the coding sequence ATGAAGACAATAAAAAAAATAAGTGTACTATCAATACTATTTATGGTAATGGTGGCTTGTAATACTAAAGACAAAGAAGACCATAGCAAACACAATAAGAGTGCAGCAACAACATTTTACACTTGTTCTATGGATCCACAAGTTAAGGAAGACAAACCCGGAAAATGCCCCATTTGCCATATGGAGTTAACACCAATAAAACAAGATGATACAGAGGCTAATGAAATAAGTTTGAGTAAACAGCAAATACAACTGGGAAATATCACTACACAAACTATTTCAGAAACTCAAAGCAGTTTAGAGCAAAATTATACAGGAGTCTTGTCCATTAATCAAGAAAAAATAAAAACCATTTCTGCAAGAGCAATGGGACGAATTGAAAAGTTGTATTTCAAAACCGTTGGTGATTATGTTTCTAAAAACCAAGCCGTATATCAATTGTATAGTGAAGATATTGCCATTGCCAAACAGGATTATTTTACGGCATACAAACAACTGGCAATGCCTGGCGATTTTGGAAAAAATGCCCGAAATATGCTCAATGCAGCAAAACAAAAACTGTTGTTCTTTGGTTTAACCAATGCCCAGATTGAAAGTATAAAAACCAGTAAGGAAGTTTCTCCTTATACCATTTTTTATAGCACTGCCAGTGGAACAATATCGGAAATAAGTACCACAGAAGGCAATTATGCAATGGAAGGTTCTAGCATCATTAAATTGGCGGATTTAAACAGTCTTTGGTTAGAAACACAGGTAAACGTAAACTATGCCAAGAATCTAAAAATAGGACAAAAAGCCCAAATTACATTTTCCGATTTTCCTGATAAAACCATAAATGCGCAAGTTTCTTTTATCAATCCTGAAATAAATCCAGATACTCGTCTGCTTTTAATTCGATTGGAAATATCAAATCCAAATTTGCAATTAAAACCCGGGATGCAGGCTATGGCAAAATTAACACAATCCAATTTAAAAGGATTGTATATTCCTGTAGATGCAGTGATCAGGGAGGAAAACGCTTCCTATATTTGGGTTGAAAAAAGACCGGGAGTATTTGAAAACGTAATGGTAGAAACTGGAATAGAAACCAATGGAATGATAGAAATCAAATCTGAAATAGATCCTGCCAAAAAAGTCGTTATTACAGGGGCTTATGCCATAAACAGCGAATATAAATTCCGAAAAGGAAGTGACCCAATGGAAGGGATGAAAATGTAA